From Amphritea atlantica, a single genomic window includes:
- a CDS encoding ATP-dependent zinc protease yields MNNKNKPVIGWREWVSLPGLGIERIKVKVDSGARTSALHAFRVEPFQREGQDWVSFDIHPHQYDLDTVVTCEALISDIRTVTDSGGHQSQRYVILTDVLIGDQQYPIELTLTNRDTMRFRMLLGRTAMNGRFLIDPEGAFLISPSIHQLE; encoded by the coding sequence TTGAACAATAAGAATAAGCCGGTTATTGGCTGGCGTGAATGGGTGTCACTACCTGGCCTTGGCATTGAACGTATCAAGGTTAAGGTAGATTCCGGTGCCCGCACCTCTGCACTGCATGCCTTCAGGGTCGAGCCGTTTCAGAGAGAGGGGCAGGACTGGGTGAGTTTTGATATTCATCCACATCAGTATGATCTTGACACGGTTGTGACCTGTGAAGCGCTTATCAGTGATATCCGCACGGTTACCGACTCAGGAGGCCATCAGAGTCAGCGTTATGTCATACTGACTGACGTTTTAATCGGTGATCAGCAATACCCAATAGAGCTGACACTGACTAACAGAGACACAATGCGTTTTCGGATGCTGCTGGGGCGAACGGCAATGAACGGCCGTTTTCTGATAGACCCTGAGGGCGCATTTTTAATTTCACCAAGCATTCATCAGCTTGAATAA
- a CDS encoding outer membrane protein assembly factor produces MILIRLILLLFLSSTSLQLLADNLTITIDGVNAEQELNIRSVLSIQQLNDQEVASPSRLRYLHSLADNEIRTALQPFGFYLPQIKTELSKSEQGWSARYTVSPGKPVLISELDIQLSGAASDDQTFKQLLTKSSLRQGNPLIHSQYEQLKKQLSSLAVERGYFQAKLTRHRVEVNLATYSAAVMLYFDSGPRYNIGEITFAPNPFDDDYLRSYATFTSGDSVQNRSLIDLQSALIDTDYFQRVEVRPLWNQMSDTEVPVYVDLEANKRTKYQLGLGYGTDTGARAKIGMTKRWVNRQGHQFNTQLLTSQILTNLSAEYSIPGQNPRRDRYSILFSLLDEDSDNVETRNYSVGISRQQQRGSWQQVVALNYQQEESTFSGETDTSYFLIPQINYSTISTKNRLHVKNGYSLSAQFRGSSKALISSEDFVQTRLSAKGIYSLNSKFRLLGRAEAGTTWVDNFDALPASLRFFAGGDNSVRGYDYKSLGPRNDSGDVVGGRNLLVGSFEIDYRLKENWGVAAFIDTGNAFDDVEASLHTGMGIGLRWFSPVGPVRLDLAAPLDKGDDNSVHLHFNLGADL; encoded by the coding sequence ATGATTTTAATACGCCTGATACTCCTGCTGTTTCTCAGCAGCACCTCACTACAGCTTCTGGCAGATAATCTCACGATAACAATCGATGGTGTCAACGCTGAACAGGAGCTCAATATCCGCAGCGTCTTAAGTATTCAACAACTGAACGACCAGGAAGTCGCCAGCCCCAGCCGCTTACGTTACCTGCATAGCCTTGCCGACAATGAGATCAGAACAGCGCTGCAGCCTTTTGGCTTCTATCTGCCTCAGATTAAGACTGAACTAAGCAAATCAGAACAGGGCTGGAGTGCCCGCTACACAGTCTCTCCCGGTAAACCTGTATTGATATCTGAACTTGATATACAACTCAGCGGCGCCGCAAGCGACGACCAGACCTTCAAACAATTACTGACAAAGTCTTCTCTGCGTCAGGGCAACCCGCTGATTCACAGCCAGTATGAGCAACTCAAGAAACAGCTCAGTTCACTCGCCGTTGAGCGGGGCTACTTCCAGGCAAAACTGACCCGGCATCGTGTCGAGGTTAATCTGGCGACATATTCCGCAGCCGTGATGCTCTATTTTGACAGCGGCCCCCGTTACAATATCGGTGAAATCACCTTTGCGCCCAATCCGTTTGATGACGACTATCTCAGATCCTATGCCACCTTTACATCCGGTGATTCGGTACAAAACAGGAGTCTGATCGACCTGCAATCGGCTCTGATCGACACTGACTATTTTCAGAGAGTCGAGGTCAGGCCTCTCTGGAACCAGATGAGTGACACGGAGGTGCCGGTATATGTCGATCTGGAAGCCAACAAGAGAACCAAATATCAGCTGGGCCTGGGCTATGGCACCGATACCGGTGCAAGAGCAAAAATAGGCATGACTAAGCGCTGGGTAAATCGCCAGGGACATCAGTTCAATACTCAGCTGCTGACCTCACAGATACTCACCAACCTGTCTGCAGAGTATTCGATCCCGGGTCAAAACCCCCGCCGGGATCGCTACTCCATTCTCTTCAGCCTGCTGGATGAGGACTCAGACAACGTTGAAACACGTAACTACTCAGTCGGCATATCCAGACAGCAGCAACGCGGCAGCTGGCAACAGGTTGTTGCGCTGAATTATCAGCAAGAGGAGTCAACCTTCAGCGGCGAGACAGACACCTCTTACTTCCTTATCCCACAGATCAACTACAGTACCATATCGACAAAAAACCGTTTACATGTCAAAAATGGCTATAGCCTGTCAGCACAATTTCGTGGCAGCAGCAAAGCGCTGATCTCCTCCGAAGATTTTGTTCAAACCCGCCTTAGCGCTAAGGGAATCTATAGCTTAAACAGCAAATTCCGGCTGCTCGGACGGGCTGAAGCGGGAACCACCTGGGTCGACAACTTCGATGCCCTGCCAGCCAGCCTGCGATTCTTTGCCGGCGGTGATAACAGCGTCCGGGGGTACGATTACAAAAGTCTGGGGCCACGCAATGACAGCGGTGATGTTGTCGGTGGGCGAAATCTGTTAGTTGGCAGTTTTGAGATCGATTACCGCCTTAAAGAGAACTGGGGAGTGGCGGCATTTATTGATACCGGCAACGCCTTTGATGATGTCGAAGCCAGCCTGCATACCGGCATGGGCATCGGTCTGCGCTGGTTCTCTCCGGTCGGGCCGGTGCGCCTGGATCTCGCGGCCCCCCTGGATAAGGGTGACGACAATAGCGTGCATCTGCATTTTAATCTGGGGGCTGATCTGTGA
- a CDS encoding translocation/assembly module TamB domain-containing protein: protein MSTSAKPPMPEPSSESSPDQQTPQSIARRLTLLLLSLLAVIVLLLSAAFFYLAGTNSGLQQLISVSQHWLPGRLEIQQVNGSILNHPDLREITYRHPETDLSFSRISLEWQPAALLTGRLHIIRLDIDQPVITQSAAAETVPDSQSASPALNDITLPLQLQIDALNISELSLITADGQPAAATIISTVLVSLHTAADTLFIDQLRIVSPQASLQLSGQLQPNGQFPVTLDTQWQVSLPDQQPLAGQGTITGTLKGNKNALKVQQRLSGLLNTELSAALQNLLEKPQGQLALNEINTDLGQFIPELTDTRLTGSVTAEGNTDQARLSSQLQANLPEIGETQLSLRLHFENSTLQIDQLDLTQTEQPQGDKRKALNLRLTGDVNIASTPLSFNIKGHWNNLRYPLTGNAAYLSPEGQLQISGDLQNYQFTVVSSVAGSTIPPGLWTLTGTGNDREAGPLLLTGNTLEGSIELNGKVSWRPQLSWNFNTTGKQLNPGSFWPEWPGKLNFQAAVQGSQPPAQPLQLQLAIESLSGVLRDAPLSSHGKIMLSGSSISIPELRLNVATTEILASGTLDEKLNLSWTAHSPNLSQLLPGLAGSVDATGSLTGTQTAPRLIATLEGRQLAFETYQTTRLSAALDIDLTPAAKSHIQLAASQLNIAGNQWQQLTINGYGTTDQHQLTLTTDKGPADLELNLSGQWKDAQWRGTLSKLDLIQPELGRWQIQRPAPLELSASAARLDNLCLGSDITENSALCITANWSSAAGIQGAITTQQLSLTHLQPWIPSQAQLSGYLESDVTFSQSPGLPPVVEGRAVLKGTKLFLEADDLQIIADDITLQLQGENDRLRADIDLPLQQPTGQLSARITVDDPYRSKKLSGDLNLTLNDLRFISLFTPELQAITGQVSSQMSFTGSVEQPQIEGQLTLSNASTDLPALGIQLEQINLSVIGKPGDNALQIKGEMHSGNGPVQLNGQYNPVTDTGEISLKGNRFEAIATEDIQAWISPSVQLSLAPQRIILRGEIKIPEAIIKPPDIAATSPVSDDVVIVDPANPSEPETISKRSLDAQIRITLGDKVNLEALGFEGRLLGSVLVEDDGRQVTRATGIMQVASGQYRLYGQDLNIDRGSLVYSGGPVDNPGLDLRISRQVQDVTAGAKVSGTLNDPRLSLFSEPAMPESSQLSYLMFGHAPGAGGSSMTEQELLFKAASALTLKGGNTIAEQISETFNIDELGVAGGNTATDTSLYIGKYLSPRLYVKYGVGLLEPTHTFFMRYQLNNAWSVETETASEHNGGDIIYTMER, encoded by the coding sequence GTGAGCACATCCGCAAAGCCCCCCATGCCTGAACCGTCATCTGAGTCATCACCTGATCAGCAGACGCCCCAATCGATCGCCCGACGCCTGACCCTGCTTTTGTTATCTTTACTCGCAGTTATCGTTTTACTGCTAAGCGCTGCTTTTTTCTATCTGGCGGGTACCAACAGCGGCCTGCAGCAACTGATCTCAGTAAGCCAGCACTGGTTGCCGGGCAGATTAGAGATTCAACAGGTTAACGGCTCAATACTCAACCATCCCGATCTTAGAGAAATAACTTACAGACATCCGGAGACCGATCTGAGTTTTAGCCGTATCTCGCTGGAGTGGCAGCCGGCCGCCCTGCTTACCGGCAGGTTACACATTATCAGACTGGACATAGACCAACCGGTCATTACTCAGTCAGCAGCCGCAGAAACGGTCCCGGACAGTCAGTCAGCCAGTCCGGCGCTGAATGATATCACCCTGCCTTTGCAGCTGCAGATCGATGCACTGAACATCAGTGAGCTTAGCCTGATCACTGCAGACGGTCAGCCTGCAGCAGCAACGATAATATCAACGGTGTTAGTCAGTCTTCATACCGCTGCGGATACGTTGTTTATTGATCAGCTGCGCATTGTTAGCCCACAGGCCAGTCTGCAGCTAAGTGGCCAGCTCCAACCCAACGGTCAGTTTCCTGTGACACTGGACACCCAGTGGCAAGTAAGCCTGCCTGATCAACAACCACTTGCAGGGCAAGGCACGATAACCGGGACACTTAAGGGCAACAAAAATGCCTTAAAAGTGCAACAGAGACTCAGCGGATTGCTCAACACAGAGCTTTCGGCAGCACTGCAGAATCTGCTGGAAAAACCGCAGGGACAGCTAGCGCTTAACGAGATAAACACCGATCTGGGACAATTTATCCCTGAGTTAACGGACACCAGATTAACAGGATCCGTTACCGCTGAAGGTAACACCGATCAGGCCAGGCTCAGTAGCCAGCTGCAGGCCAACCTGCCTGAAATCGGCGAGACACAACTATCACTCCGGCTACACTTTGAAAACAGCACCCTGCAAATTGACCAGTTGGATCTGACTCAGACCGAACAACCCCAGGGCGACAAGCGCAAAGCCTTAAATCTCCGGCTAACCGGAGATGTGAATATCGCCAGCACCCCGCTCAGCTTTAATATAAAAGGTCACTGGAACAATCTGCGCTATCCGCTTACCGGTAATGCAGCGTACTTAAGCCCCGAAGGACAGCTGCAGATCAGCGGTGATCTGCAAAACTATCAGTTTACAGTCGTCAGCTCAGTCGCTGGCAGCACCATACCTCCCGGTCTGTGGACACTTACAGGCACAGGTAACGACCGTGAAGCAGGCCCGCTACTGCTGACAGGAAATACGCTTGAAGGCAGTATTGAGCTCAACGGTAAAGTTAGCTGGCGGCCGCAACTGAGCTGGAATTTTAACACGACGGGTAAGCAGCTGAATCCCGGAAGTTTCTGGCCTGAGTGGCCTGGCAAGCTGAATTTTCAGGCAGCGGTACAGGGTAGCCAGCCACCGGCACAACCGCTGCAGCTTCAGCTAGCGATTGAATCACTGAGCGGCGTACTGCGCGATGCCCCCCTCAGCAGCCACGGCAAAATTATGCTTAGCGGCAGCAGCATCTCCATTCCTGAACTACGGCTAAACGTAGCAACAACAGAGATACTCGCCAGCGGCACCCTTGATGAAAAGCTCAACCTGTCCTGGACCGCTCACTCGCCGAACCTCAGCCAGCTATTGCCCGGCCTTGCAGGCAGCGTTGATGCAACCGGCTCATTAACAGGCACCCAGACCGCCCCCCGCCTGATCGCCACACTCGAGGGCCGGCAGCTGGCGTTTGAGACCTATCAAACCACCCGGCTAAGTGCAGCCCTTGATATCGACCTTACCCCTGCTGCCAAATCACATATTCAGTTGGCCGCCTCACAACTTAATATTGCCGGCAACCAGTGGCAACAGCTGACAATCAATGGCTACGGTACAACTGATCAGCACCAACTGACACTGACAACGGATAAGGGACCTGCTGATCTCGAACTCAACCTAAGTGGCCAGTGGAAAGATGCCCAATGGCGCGGAACCCTGAGTAAGCTGGATCTTATTCAGCCAGAATTAGGACGCTGGCAAATACAGCGCCCGGCGCCCCTAGAGCTGAGCGCCTCAGCCGCTCGCCTTGATAATCTGTGTCTCGGGTCAGACATCACAGAAAACAGCGCCCTGTGTATCACCGCCAACTGGTCTTCGGCAGCAGGGATTCAGGGTGCCATCACGACTCAACAGCTCTCATTAACTCACCTGCAGCCCTGGATACCCTCTCAGGCTCAATTAAGTGGTTACCTTGAGTCTGATGTGACATTTTCACAATCACCGGGCTTGCCTCCGGTAGTTGAAGGACGCGCCGTTCTCAAAGGCACCAAGCTCTTTCTTGAAGCGGATGACCTGCAGATCATCGCTGACGACATTACCCTTCAGCTACAGGGAGAGAATGATCGACTCAGGGCAGATATTGACCTGCCACTGCAGCAACCCACAGGTCAGCTTTCAGCACGGATTACGGTAGATGATCCTTACCGCAGCAAAAAACTCAGTGGCGACTTGAACCTGACACTGAATGACCTCCGATTTATTTCGCTGTTCACACCTGAGTTACAGGCAATCACCGGCCAGGTCAGTTCGCAGATGTCGTTCACAGGCTCAGTGGAACAGCCTCAGATTGAAGGACAACTGACGCTGAGCAATGCCAGTACCGACCTGCCCGCTCTGGGTATCCAGCTGGAACAGATCAATCTCTCAGTGATCGGAAAACCCGGTGACAACGCCCTGCAGATTAAAGGCGAGATGCATTCCGGAAATGGCCCTGTTCAACTTAACGGACAGTACAACCCGGTGACCGATACCGGTGAGATCTCACTGAAAGGTAACCGCTTCGAGGCCATCGCAACTGAGGATATTCAGGCCTGGATATCCCCCTCAGTGCAATTAAGCCTCGCCCCTCAGCGAATCATTTTACGAGGCGAGATCAAAATACCGGAAGCCATTATAAAGCCGCCTGACATCGCCGCCACCTCACCTGTATCTGATGATGTGGTGATTGTCGATCCGGCCAATCCGAGCGAACCAGAGACGATTAGCAAACGCTCACTGGATGCTCAGATCAGGATTACTCTGGGGGATAAAGTCAATCTGGAGGCACTCGGGTTTGAAGGCCGCTTACTGGGCAGCGTTCTGGTTGAAGATGATGGTCGTCAGGTAACCCGTGCCACCGGTATTATGCAGGTCGCTTCGGGTCAGTATCGCCTCTATGGACAAGACCTGAATATCGACCGGGGCAGCCTGGTATACAGCGGAGGTCCCGTGGACAATCCCGGACTGGATCTGAGAATCTCACGCCAGGTGCAAGATGTTACCGCCGGAGCTAAAGTATCCGGAACCCTCAATGATCCCCGGCTATCGCTGTTCTCCGAGCCTGCAATGCCAGAAAGCAGTCAGCTTTCCTATCTGATGTTTGGTCACGCCCCTGGCGCTGGCGGCAGCTCAATGACTGAACAGGAACTACTGTTTAAGGCGGCTTCTGCATTGACCCTTAAAGGGGGTAACACCATAGCGGAACAGATATCCGAAACCTTTAATATCGATGAACTGGGCGTTGCAGGCGGAAATACCGCTACGGACACTTCCTTGTATATCGGTAAATATCTCTCCCCGCGCCTCTATGTTAAATATGGGGTCGGATTGCTCGAACCCACCCATACCTTCTTCATGCGCTATCAGCTGAATAACGCCTGGAGCGTGGAAACCGAAACCGCATCTGAACATAACGGTGGCGATATTATCTATACGATGGAGCGATAA
- a CDS encoding GntR family transcriptional regulator, which produces MSKQGQRVILSLRQMIVNGDLAAGERLREESLAERLGVSRTPIRVALKLLAQEGLLQTVGARGYAVREISSEEIRNAVDVRGVLEGMAARLLAEAGMTETVRETLKKCLDQGDQLFSRGTIDEEDVVSFHDLNMTFHNTIIDNCGNSAVKNAIMLNDHIPFASVSSIAIDSSAMDREYLRLTFANVQHHLVFDALINRQGTRAEALMREHANAALRYADIFGVGGGDNAAIKMLRNGQLSD; this is translated from the coding sequence ATGAGTAAGCAGGGGCAGCGCGTTATTCTATCGTTACGGCAGATGATTGTTAACGGAGATCTCGCCGCAGGAGAACGGTTGCGTGAAGAGTCGCTTGCTGAGAGGCTGGGTGTTTCCCGAACCCCTATCCGGGTTGCGCTGAAGCTACTGGCACAGGAGGGCTTATTACAGACTGTTGGTGCGCGGGGATATGCTGTTCGCGAGATTAGTTCTGAGGAGATCAGAAATGCGGTTGACGTGCGCGGTGTGCTTGAGGGAATGGCAGCACGTTTGCTAGCCGAGGCTGGTATGACTGAGACTGTTCGTGAAACCCTTAAAAAATGTCTGGATCAGGGCGATCAGTTGTTTTCCCGTGGCACTATAGACGAGGAGGATGTGGTCTCGTTTCATGATCTGAATATGACTTTTCATAACACGATCATCGATAACTGCGGCAATAGCGCCGTTAAGAATGCAATCATGCTGAACGACCATATTCCCTTTGCATCGGTCAGTTCAATCGCAATTGATAGCTCAGCGATGGATCGGGAGTATTTACGGCTTACTTTTGCCAATGTTCAGCATCACTTAGTCTTCGATGCACTGATAAACAGGCAGGGTACCCGGGCTGAAGCACTGATGCGCGAACATGCTAATGCTGCACTGCGTTATGCTGATATCTTTGGCGTAGGTGGCGGTGATAACGCTGCGATCAAGATGTTGCGTAACGGTCAGCTATCTGACTAA
- a CDS encoding TRAP transporter substrate-binding protein, with amino-acid sequence MSKFLTRLTAVSLVSAALLSTAQAAEFTIRLGHLWPAVAGPHKNLIQPWADKIEAESGGRISVEVYPSGTLAKPPAQYDAVKNGIMDATATVQGYSANRFPLTQIVELPGVAKNAVNGSCILQSLLDENLIAQEYKDTKPIFLYTHGAGLLHTKDTLIKVPSDLSGLRIRRPTTVVAELLTELNAQPVGMPAPGSYTSMQRGVIDGVAFPWEAMASFRLNELTNAHTEVGGLYTISFIVTMNKGTYNSLPADLQAVIDKNSGITWAEKAGEVFDALDVIGKKQAEDAGHQIYTIEGGVNNPAWKPLLDKASKSYIEALEAKGLPAEKTYNRAKELAASCPS; translated from the coding sequence ATGTCTAAATTTTTGACCCGTTTAACAGCCGTTAGCCTGGTATCAGCAGCACTTCTTTCTACCGCCCAGGCCGCAGAATTCACTATTCGACTGGGTCATCTCTGGCCTGCAGTTGCCGGCCCTCACAAAAACCTTATTCAACCCTGGGCAGATAAAATTGAAGCGGAATCAGGCGGTCGAATCTCTGTTGAGGTTTACCCCTCAGGCACCCTGGCTAAGCCTCCCGCTCAGTATGATGCGGTTAAAAACGGCATTATGGATGCGACAGCAACGGTGCAGGGTTATAGTGCAAATCGTTTCCCGCTGACACAAATCGTAGAGCTGCCGGGTGTCGCCAAAAACGCGGTTAATGGTTCCTGTATTTTGCAAAGCCTGCTTGATGAAAATCTCATTGCCCAAGAGTATAAAGATACCAAGCCTATTTTCCTCTATACACACGGCGCGGGGCTTTTACACACCAAAGATACGCTTATCAAGGTGCCATCAGACTTGTCAGGCCTGCGCATTCGCCGTCCAACCACCGTTGTCGCAGAACTCCTGACCGAGCTAAACGCACAGCCGGTCGGTATGCCGGCACCCGGCTCGTATACCTCAATGCAACGGGGCGTAATTGATGGTGTGGCCTTTCCATGGGAAGCGATGGCCTCTTTCCGCCTGAATGAGTTAACCAACGCCCACACTGAAGTAGGTGGCCTGTATACAATATCCTTCATCGTCACGATGAACAAAGGCACCTATAACAGCCTGCCAGCTGATCTGCAGGCCGTAATCGATAAAAACTCTGGCATCACATGGGCTGAAAAAGCAGGCGAAGTGTTTGACGCTCTGGATGTCATAGGCAAAAAACAGGCTGAAGATGCGGGTCATCAGATCTACACCATCGAAGGAGGCGTAAACAACCCGGCATGGAAACCGCTTCTGGATAAAGCATCGAAGAGCTATATTGAAGCCCTGGAAGCAAAAGGACTACCGGCTGAAAAAACTTACAACCGGGCAAAAGAGCTGGCTGCCAGCTGCCCATCCTGA
- a CDS encoding phosphate/phosphite/phosphonate ABC transporter substrate-binding protein has product MTYNLTVSPDFAPDHISGWYFFNTWLQRKLDVGIHLELYDNFDTQRTDIRADKFDLIYANPYDASMLVREMGFQAVVRPASKSDETVIAVNAESPFQTVEDLSSGCRVATTDDPDVHTMGMIMLESADLDKNNTEIKEYSSYVVVAKNLLNGDADAGFFLKDAYDELSELIRSKMRVLVSSQISVVHHSLLVGPRMAEHIPAIQAALLTMQEDEKGKGVLESMDIDNWEPMDSEQTEFMIDLIDTLID; this is encoded by the coding sequence ATGACATATAATCTCACGGTCAGCCCTGACTTTGCGCCAGACCATATTTCAGGATGGTATTTCTTTAACACCTGGTTACAGCGTAAGCTGGATGTTGGTATCCATCTTGAACTGTATGATAACTTTGATACGCAGCGAACCGATATTCGTGCCGATAAGTTTGATCTGATTTATGCCAATCCGTATGACGCCTCTATGCTGGTGCGCGAGATGGGATTTCAGGCGGTTGTAAGACCTGCCAGTAAATCTGATGAAACGGTTATTGCGGTCAATGCTGAGTCTCCTTTTCAGACAGTTGAAGATCTGAGTTCAGGATGTCGCGTGGCGACCACAGACGATCCGGATGTGCATACCATGGGTATGATTATGCTGGAGTCTGCAGACCTGGATAAAAACAACACTGAGATAAAGGAATATAGCAGCTATGTTGTCGTCGCTAAAAACCTGTTAAACGGCGATGCTGATGCAGGATTTTTTCTTAAAGACGCATATGATGAACTGTCTGAACTGATTCGTTCGAAAATGCGGGTTCTGGTGAGTAGCCAGATCAGTGTTGTCCATCACAGCCTGCTGGTAGGCCCGAGAATGGCTGAACATATTCCTGCAATTCAGGCCGCTTTGCTGACCATGCAGGAGGATGAGAAAGGTAAGGGTGTGCTGGAAAGTATGGACATCGATAACTGGGAGCCGATGGACTCAGAGCAGACTGAGTTTATGATTGACCTTATCGACACGCTTATCGATTAA
- a CDS encoding PAS domain-containing protein, with translation MSEQDTGEVRTVEITYFDGTKRTTDIVDREVPYPDGKLIVSRTDPQGFITHANQAFIDMSGYSEDELIGTNHYILRHPDMPAVAFKGLWDTIEQGTKWHGYVKNLRKDGAYYWVKATVIPNIRNGKLVGYTSVRRKPSRSKIEESEALYKTLMAEE, from the coding sequence ATGTCTGAGCAAGACACAGGAGAAGTGCGTACCGTTGAAATAACATATTTTGATGGTACCAAGCGCACGACAGATATCGTTGATCGGGAAGTTCCTTATCCGGATGGCAAACTGATCGTGTCCAGAACTGATCCGCAAGGCTTTATTACCCATGCGAATCAGGCATTTATAGATATGTCCGGTTACAGTGAAGATGAACTGATCGGAACTAATCATTACATTTTGCGCCACCCCGATATGCCTGCAGTGGCCTTTAAAGGACTCTGGGATACTATCGAACAGGGTACAAAGTGGCATGGTTATGTAAAGAACCTGCGTAAAGATGGTGCTTATTATTGGGTAAAGGCCACGGTTATACCAAATATCCGCAATGGTAAGCTGGTGGGTTACACCTCGGTTCGCCGTAAGCCTTCGCGTAGTAAAATTGAAGAGAGCGAAGCGCTGTATAAGACACTGATGGCTGAGGAGTGA
- a CDS encoding roadblock/LC7 domain-containing protein encodes MRSEMLTSILSDLNGTSADIEASAVISTDGLMIAALLPSSMDEDRVGAMSAAMLSLGERTAKELARGELEQVLVKGDEGYILMTHANQDSVLTVVAKPNARLGLIFLDVKRAAEAIGKIL; translated from the coding sequence ATGCGTTCTGAGATGCTGACCTCAATTTTGAGTGATCTCAACGGCACATCTGCTGATATCGAAGCCTCTGCGGTTATTTCTACAGATGGCCTGATGATTGCGGCGCTGCTGCCATCAAGTATGGATGAAGACCGTGTTGGTGCAATGAGTGCTGCCATGTTGTCTCTGGGTGAGCGTACAGCGAAAGAGCTGGCCCGGGGTGAGCTTGAGCAGGTACTGGTGAAAGGGGATGAGGGGTATATCCTGATGACCCATGCGAATCAGGACTCAGTTCTGACTGTTGTTGCTAAGCCGAATGCGCGTCTGGGTCTGATATTCCTGGACGTTAAGCGTGCGGCAGAAGCGATCGGTAAGATCCTTTAA